Below is a window of Camelina sativa cultivar DH55 chromosome 11, Cs, whole genome shotgun sequence DNA.
GCCGACATGATGGGGAAGGCCTACGTACAGCTGCTAACTCCCGGACCATCCGATACTTCTCTCTAAAATCATTTGAGTCCAAAGAGAAACTTTTCTTTAAACCAGTTGCATTCCCTAGGACATATGTTGCCAATTCTTTATCTCTTACTCTACCTTTATACCCACTCCACTTGAAACCTTCAAGACTGGACAACAAACTCGCAGGAACAGAACTCGGCCGCTTCCAGCAATTCGGGATCTCTGAACTAGGAAGTCCACGGCAATAATGATGCTGATAACAATTACCAACAATTACACGGCAATGATCACGATCAAAAACATACTTGTGCTAAAAGTGAcagtagagaaaaaaaaaaaagacttataCATACATTGGTGAGTGTGAGAAACCGTAGTTTAGGGGAATCTTGGAGCATTTGAGTAAGAAGATCCCACCAACCTGGAGTACACGTACATATCTTAAGGTCAACAAGGTGACGGACGATTATTTCAGAAGGATTCATAACCtgttaatataaacaaaattttaagtcAGAATAGTACGGaggaacaatatatatatatacatgctaATCACAAGATTTGTTATTACCTCTGGTAGTGATAAACATAGATAAAGGCCTCTGACCCAACTAAGCTTTCTGAGATACTTCTGAGCAACTGATTTATTACTAGTCCCAATACGTGCCATGACCAAATCAGGCATTTTCCGACGGGAGTCGAGAAGAAcataattagaaacaaaaaaatatttcaaaggaGCCTTGATCACATTACTACTACCCTTTCCAAACATCTCGTCGaactttttctcaaaaaaatgcCGTCCTCTTAAGGAAGACACATCAGCAGTGTATTCTATAGTGTGGCCTGCCATATGTATCGTACAGTCGCCATCGACATTAGGTCGTGCTAAACTCAACTCCTCAAGATTAGGGCAACCGTATATAAGCCTAAGAACAGAAGTTTTGTCTGCGAAACCGGGACTCCTAAGGTATAGTTTTTTGAGGCAAGGGAGGCAAACCGCTAAAGGAACATCCACAAGAACGCAATCTTTGATGTTGAGTAACAAGCTCTCGAGTGTTTCACATGTATATAAGCTACGAGGCAAACGGAAGGATCTTTCCTCAGCATAAGCAATAGAAATTTCAAGCTCACGCATACGACGACTAACTGCAATATCAATCCATAGCCCAACATCTACATCACGGCATTCAAGGTTAAGATTAAGATTCTTGAGAACCAACCTCTCTAGAACTGGACCGTTATGTTTTAGCAAAGATCTGTAAACAAACTGCGTGAATCTTTGGTTTTGACTTCTACAACAGTATTCAAGTTTTGGCACCGATCTCCAAAGGTATCGCCATCTTTTGGACAAACGACTCGTGACAATGACATCTTTTGTTGGTATAAATGACAGTATTTGCAAGAGCAAGTGATCCGGACATTGACTGATGATGTCCATATCAACACTACAAAACCAAAAGTCGAAAGACTtaaaaaggatatatatacatatatgattcgAAGCACAGACACACAACAcataaaaacagagaatcacagtaaaaaaaaaaaaaaaaaattacactgaTTGTTTGGAGATATGCGTAGTTCCTTGTTTGTCAAGATCTTTAGCTCTTTGTTTCCTCGGCGACTAAGGACTAAAAATTGACGAGAAAAAACCTAAACCCTAGCAGAAAGTAAATCAGGGGGCTGTAAATCAAgtcaaaattacatatatatatatatatatatatagattgaaaTGAACTGCAATCTACAATCTAGGAGAATCTAAACTACAAGAAGATATAATCTCTATGACTCTATCCTTCTGTTACGGAGCTACCAGACCTATGAAGATCCAATATACGCATCTCTTGTACCGAAGATGCTTTAGTATGTAAACCAGTGATGAACTGGTTTTAACCACAGTCTAATCTAACTCCAATATAtaatgtcaaaattactcatttgTACAATACAAGTCGTTATctataatttaaaaactttatagtGATTAACGATGTGAAGTTACCTTGATACAGACTGTCTACTGCTGGCTGTGAAGCCACATATCTTTTGAGAACGATTAATATTCCGCGTCAAACATGGATGCGAGGGTAAAAAGCTGAGGGAGTCAGATCAGAAGCTATATGTGTGTCATTGACACTATGCAAAAACAGAGATGATCGTGTTTCGTTTGAGATActtacttgaaaaaaaataaaccgtTCATATCCAGACTTTCTAGTTTGAGGTACAGAGGAGAAGCAAGGTGGGTTTGACATGGTTCATCATgccttattattatttttttttgttaaaccagTCTTGACCAAAAACTAAACACAACCATGAAATAAAAGAGATACTaccaaaatgatatatattattcagTCGAATAGAAGCTGAGACGAAGTTGAAGCTGTAGGTACTGATGCCAACTCCTTGAGCATACGATACTTTTCTCCCACATCAGTAGATTCTGGAGTAAACGTTGCTGTCCTCAAATTTGCAGCATTCTTTATGACATATGTTGCCAGCTCTCTGTCTCCTCGTCTCCCTTTGTACCCAATCCACTCAAATGCCTCAAGACTAGATAAAATACACTCGGGGACAGAACTCGGCAGCTCCCAACCAATTGGGGTTTCTTTGCCACAAAGACCAGAATCATGTTTCTAAGACAAACATCAGAGTTATCAGTCAATAATATTGGAAAACTAAATCAGACTAAAGCATATTAGAGAGACAACGTAGGCACGTACATCAATGAGTTTGAGAAATCTTAGTTTTGGGGAATCTTGGAGCATAGAAGTAAGAAGATTCCACCAACGTATAGCAAATGTATACAAACTCAGATGAACAAGCTGATTGAAGATCATACCAGAAGGACACCTAACCTGTTTTTTTAGTTATACACAACAGCAGAAAGTAAAACATTGAGAGggataataatatgaaaaatcaCAAGATTCAATTCTAAGGAGTTTCTAATTACCTTTGAAATTGATAAACATAGAGAAAGATGTCGGACAGAAGTAAGAGCCCTCAGAAACTTCTGAGTAACTCCTCTAGTAATCGCAATATTTGCCTCGACCAATTCAGGCATGTTCTCAATTTGACGGGACTTGTAAAGTGCTTCATCTACGATGTTAAGGTACTTCAAACAAGGGGCATCTATCACATATCGACTACGACTAACATCATTTGTGTCGAACATAGTTAACCGTTGTAAGGAAGGCACCACGACAGTGACATCCATTACAGAGTCTTCCTCATGTCgctccaaaaaaaattcttcaagaTTTGGACAGCCAGATAAAAGACTTGGAAGAGATGCATCGTCTACGTAATCAACACTTGTTAGGTGCAGAACTTTGAGAGACGGGAGACGAACTGAAGAAGGAACATCCAAAAGAACGTAACTGATGAGACTCAAGGTCTCTAGTGTATTAGAGGTGTATAGGCTACTCGGTAAAGTAACAGACACATCCTTGGAAGAACGAATATTAATTTCCAGCTCAATCACACGGCGACTAACTGCAATATCAATCCACAGTCTAATGTCTATAGCGGGACAGTGAGAGCCAAGATTGAGATGCAATTGTTGTAGAACAGGTGCCTTATTTGATAGCAACGACCTGTAAACAAACTGAGAGAAGCTCTTATAGTCACCCTTGTGATTGGTATCGTCGAATCGAAGTTGTGGCACTAACGTCCAAAGAAACCGCCATCTTTGGGACAAAAGACTTGTGGCCACAACATTTCTTGTCGGAACACATGACAAAATCCGCAAGAGCAAGTCATCCGAAAGCTGACTGATACGGTCCATTTGAGAAACAATGCTCTGAAATCTCAAACTTTGAGCTAGTGGCCAAAGGACCAAGTCTACGATTTGAGTCTACAGATTAAAGGGGTTTTATAAACAATACAGTGGAGAAACGATACAATTAAACAACAAACTGCAGTGGTCACAAAAACTTACAGTTCGATTGTTTGGAGATACACTCGTAGTTCCTTAGTGCTTGTTGGGTGTTCTCGAATGACAAAATGATGCGCTAGAAGAGTAAGAAGAGAGGGATGATTTAGGAGCTGACCAATGACCTAGGCCTCATTGATTTTACCCTATTTCTCTAGTCGCAAACTCTgtttcgcaaaaaaaaaaaaaaaaaaaaaaaaccctaaatctaaagTTGCTTTGCATTTCTCAGTAGAGGATAACAAAGGAGTTCCCTAGAGCATAAC
It encodes the following:
- the LOC104722321 gene encoding putative F-box/FBD/LRR-repeat protein At4g26350, whose protein sequence is MDIISQCPDHLLLQILSFIPTKDVIVTSRLSKRWRYLWRSVPKLEYCCRSQNQRFTQFVYRSLLKHNGPVLERLVLKNLNLNLECRDVDVGLWIDIAVSRRMRELEISIAYAEERSFRLPRSLYTCETLESLLLNIKDCVLVDVPLAVCLPCLKKLYLRSPGFADKTSVLRLIYGCPNLEELSLARPNVDGDCTIHMAGHTIEYTADVSSLRGRHFFEKKFDEMFGKGSSNVIKAPLKYFFVSNYVLLDSRRKMPDLVMARIGTSNKSVAQKYLRKLSWVRGLYLCLSLPEVMNPSEIIVRHLVDLKICTCTPGWWDLLTQMLQDSPKLRFLTLTNHHYCRGLPSSEIPNCWKRPSSVPASLLSSLEGFKWSGYKGRVRDKELATYVLGNATGLKKSFSLDSNDFREKYRMVRELAAVRRPSPSCRLLLD
- the LOC104722322 gene encoding F-box/FBD/LRR-repeat protein At4g26340-like, producing MDRISQLSDDLLLRILSCVPTRNVVATSLLSQRWRFLWTLVPQLRFDDTNHKGDYKSFSQFVYRSLLSNKAPVLQQLHLNLGSHCPAIDIRLWIDIAVSRRVIELEINIRSSKDVSVTLPSSLYTSNTLETLSLISYVLLDVPSSVRLPSLKVLHLTSVDYVDDASLPSLLSGCPNLEEFFLERHEEDSVMDVTVVVPSLQRLTMFDTNDVSRSRYVIDAPCLKYLNIVDEALYKSRQIENMPELVEANIAITRGVTQKFLRALTSVRHLSLCLSISKVRCPSGMIFNQLVHLSLYTFAIRWWNLLTSMLQDSPKLRFLKLIDKHDSGLCGKETPIGWELPSSVPECILSSLEAFEWIGYKGRRGDRELATYVIKNAANLRTATFTPESTDVGEKYRMLKELASVPTASTSSQLLFD